In Paenibacillus sp. FSL R7-0345, a single window of DNA contains:
- a CDS encoding beta-glucoside-specific PTS transporter subunit IIABC has product MKHQETAQQIVQSVGGVDNVNSVYHCVTRLRFELKDNSKADQAALKKLDMVMGTNISGEQFQVIIGNDVPKVYDEMVKAYPALKQSGEGSKKEDGKKQNVILKIFETIAGVFAPMLPAITAAGILKGLLALFVTLEWLTTGTDTYRILSAIGDGVFYFLPILIAFSAARKFGSNPFIAVGVSAALMYPDMGALLSSGNPVAFLNIPVTAVSYASSVIPILLAVWLLSYVEKTVDRFITPSLKLLLVPLISLLIMVPVTLIAIGPLGTFIGDGLSGGINWLLNEGGLISGIVLGGAMALIIMTGMHYALVPVIISNLATLGFDKFLPLTYISNMGQAGATLGVFFRAKDKKLKSVALSTSFTALMGVTEPAMYGVNMKYKKPFIAAMIGSAAGGGFALAFGAKAYALAGNGGIPGLPGLVGQTFWYAFGGMVIAFVVGAVVTVLLGFQEEEDDAAQISGNIAAKPANEAPEAAAPALVEVEAASATADSTAYAPMTGKAIPLKEVNDPTFGDELMGKGIAFVPTVGELVSPVSGTVMNVFKTKHAMVIRDANGMELLIHVGINTVKLRGQFFDAHVQTGDRVQAGDKLLTFDLEQIAQNYDITTAMVVTNTADYKQILPVKLGPVGFGEPVVRAEL; this is encoded by the coding sequence ATGAAACATCAGGAAACGGCACAGCAAATCGTCCAGTCTGTGGGCGGGGTGGACAATGTCAACTCGGTTTACCACTGTGTAACCCGGCTGCGTTTTGAGCTTAAAGACAACAGCAAGGCCGATCAGGCTGCACTCAAAAAGCTGGATATGGTCATGGGCACCAACATCTCAGGCGAGCAATTCCAGGTCATCATCGGTAACGATGTGCCGAAAGTCTACGATGAGATGGTAAAGGCTTACCCTGCGCTAAAACAAAGCGGCGAGGGCAGCAAAAAAGAGGATGGAAAGAAACAGAACGTCATCCTGAAGATTTTTGAAACGATCGCAGGCGTATTTGCGCCAATGCTGCCGGCTATCACAGCTGCAGGTATTCTCAAGGGTCTGCTGGCCCTGTTCGTAACGCTGGAATGGCTGACAACCGGAACGGATACGTACCGGATTCTCTCGGCCATTGGTGACGGTGTGTTCTACTTCCTGCCGATTCTGATCGCTTTCAGCGCAGCCCGGAAATTCGGCAGCAATCCGTTTATTGCGGTTGGAGTAAGTGCGGCATTAATGTATCCGGATATGGGGGCATTATTGTCGAGCGGTAATCCGGTTGCTTTTCTGAACATTCCGGTTACTGCCGTATCGTATGCTTCATCCGTTATTCCGATCCTGCTGGCCGTATGGCTGCTCTCTTATGTTGAAAAGACAGTGGACCGTTTCATCACGCCATCTCTGAAATTACTGCTTGTTCCGTTAATTTCGCTGCTTATTATGGTTCCTGTAACACTGATTGCAATCGGACCGCTGGGAACCTTTATCGGCGACGGCCTGTCCGGCGGCATAAACTGGCTGCTCAATGAAGGCGGGCTGATCTCCGGTATCGTCCTTGGCGGTGCAATGGCCCTGATTATTATGACGGGTATGCACTACGCGCTGGTTCCGGTTATCATCAGCAATCTGGCTACACTTGGCTTCGACAAATTCCTGCCGCTGACTTATATCTCAAATATGGGACAGGCTGGAGCTACACTGGGCGTATTCTTTCGGGCAAAGGATAAAAAGCTGAAATCCGTAGCACTCTCCACCAGCTTCACCGCGCTTATGGGTGTTACCGAGCCGGCGATGTACGGTGTGAACATGAAATATAAAAAGCCGTTCATCGCGGCGATGATTGGTAGTGCGGCAGGGGGCGGCTTCGCGCTTGCCTTTGGTGCCAAGGCTTACGCACTTGCCGGTAACGGCGGTATTCCGGGTCTTCCGGGACTGGTGGGACAGACGTTCTGGTACGCTTTTGGCGGAATGGTTATTGCCTTTGTAGTCGGCGCTGTCGTTACAGTGCTGCTGGGATTCCAGGAAGAGGAGGATGACGCTGCACAGATCTCCGGCAATATTGCTGCTAAACCTGCTAATGAAGCACCTGAGGCTGCTGCTCCGGCATTGGTTGAAGTAGAAGCAGCTTCCGCAACTGCAGACAGCACGGCTTATGCGCCAATGACAGGTAAAGCGATTCCTTTAAAAGAGGTCAACGACCCTACCTTTGGTGATGAGCTGATGGGCAAGGGGATTGCTTTTGTGCCGACAGTTGGTGAGCTGGTATCTCCAGTTAGCGGTACGGTAATGAACGTATTCAAAACCAAACATGCAATGGTCATCCGTGACGCTAACGGCATGGAACTGCTGATCCACGTCGGCATCAACACCGTTAAGCTGCGCGGCCAGTTCTTTGATGCTCATGTGCAGACCGGTGACCGGGTGCAGGCGGGCGACAAGCTGCTGACCTTCGATCTGGAGCAGATCGCGCAGAATTATGATATTACGACCGCGATGGTTGTTACGAACACTGCTGATTACAAGCAGATTCTGCCGGTTAAGCTGGGTCCGGTTGGGTTTGGTGAGCCGGTGGTGCGGGCGGAGCTGTAG
- a CDS encoding serine hydrolase domain-containing protein has product MNLKRMFALFKPPVICLTAILLLLSAGFPAYAAEGGGPANDESPSGIRLSALEAVIDSYITPARMVTTAALSVAVVNNGETIINKAYGLADVEHNVPADTDTVFEWGSVTKLLVWTSVMQLVEQGKLDLRTDIREYLPEGFFKNLKYDEPITLLNLMNHNAGWQDRYTGLYYSQEEEVPDLAEALRIFEPRQVYKPGTIVAYSNYGAALAGYIVEQQSGQPFYTYVREYIFGVLGMNATSFHPTMQDNPAVAAARDKVQGYTADRKLIKKNRAYMGIYPAGGALGTSADAAKFMAALMPPAGSKSPLFQSNATLEQMLMPSLAYEGTNVPRIAHGFFVNQHAVRTLEHGGNTLAFSSSFVIDPVSGFGMIVMVNQQNEGQYCVGLVDRVFGTYTAEAYTGEMPDSSEVEGTYIRARRVVQGFGKMFEYLNLAELKAVNKRVYNWNGVPSNQYAPDAYAKIYSSGSEYFVRDNQGKVVMLSTPYSDYLPLTGFAAHSTGISLIVLGLGAALSIIALVIDVISWIIRRFKNVKKPLSGIDKYHLGVSLTGLLIVLNNVVMINRSLNYTSYALLRVHLIFNMLYVLLAAGYIVMLLLRLRRSNSKRMRKVMYVLSGLSAVLFSALIIGWDLYF; this is encoded by the coding sequence ATGAACTTGAAAAGAATGTTTGCATTATTCAAGCCGCCGGTTATTTGTCTGACGGCTATTCTATTACTACTCTCCGCCGGATTTCCTGCGTATGCGGCAGAAGGAGGAGGGCCGGCTAATGATGAAAGCCCTTCCGGAATCAGGTTGTCTGCACTTGAAGCCGTTATTGATTCTTACATAACCCCTGCCCGTATGGTAACTACTGCTGCCCTATCCGTTGCTGTTGTCAACAACGGCGAAACTATTATTAACAAAGCCTACGGCTTAGCGGATGTGGAACACAATGTCCCCGCTGATACGGATACAGTATTTGAATGGGGCTCCGTCACGAAGCTGCTGGTCTGGACGAGTGTGATGCAGCTGGTGGAGCAGGGGAAGCTGGATTTGCGGACAGATATCCGCGAGTATCTCCCGGAAGGCTTTTTCAAGAACCTGAAATATGATGAGCCGATTACGCTGCTCAATCTGATGAATCACAATGCAGGCTGGCAGGACCGGTATACAGGTTTATATTATTCGCAGGAGGAAGAGGTTCCCGATCTGGCTGAGGCGCTGCGTATCTTTGAACCACGGCAGGTTTATAAACCAGGCACTATTGTAGCCTACTCCAATTACGGCGCTGCCTTGGCAGGCTACATTGTGGAGCAGCAGAGCGGACAGCCATTTTATACATATGTTAGAGAGTATATTTTTGGGGTGCTGGGGATGAACGCTACTTCCTTTCACCCGACGATGCAAGACAACCCGGCTGTTGCCGCCGCAAGAGATAAGGTCCAAGGCTATACCGCTGACCGGAAGCTGATAAAGAAGAATAGAGCCTATATGGGGATTTATCCGGCAGGAGGTGCACTTGGTACTTCAGCAGATGCTGCAAAGTTCATGGCTGCGCTTATGCCGCCGGCAGGCAGCAAGAGTCCATTGTTTCAGAGTAATGCAACACTTGAGCAAATGCTGATGCCAAGCCTGGCATATGAAGGCACTAATGTGCCGAGAATCGCCCACGGTTTTTTTGTAAATCAGCATGCAGTCCGGACACTGGAGCATGGCGGCAATACATTAGCTTTTTCAAGCAGCTTTGTAATAGATCCTGTTTCCGGGTTCGGAATGATTGTCATGGTTAACCAGCAAAATGAAGGCCAGTATTGTGTCGGGCTTGTTGACAGAGTCTTTGGTACTTACACAGCAGAGGCTTACACAGGCGAAATGCCGGACAGCTCGGAGGTAGAAGGGACCTACATACGCGCACGGCGGGTAGTTCAGGGATTTGGAAAAATGTTTGAATATCTCAATCTGGCTGAGCTTAAAGCGGTCAACAAGCGCGTGTATAACTGGAATGGAGTGCCCTCTAACCAATATGCACCCGATGCCTATGCCAAGATATACTCTTCAGGTTCCGAGTACTTTGTAAGAGATAACCAGGGGAAGGTTGTCATGCTCTCAACCCCTTACAGTGATTATTTACCGCTTACAGGCTTCGCGGCCCATAGTACCGGGATCTCCCTGATTGTTCTCGGACTCGGGGCAGCACTTAGCATAATTGCACTTGTTATTGATGTAATAAGCTGGATCATACGCCGTTTTAAGAATGTGAAGAAGCCTTTATCCGGGATCGATAAATATCATTTGGGCGTTAGCCTGACCGGTCTTCTCATTGTTCTAAACAATGTAGTGATGATAAACCGCAGCCTGAATTACACTTCATACGCTTTACTGCGCGTTCATCTTATATTTAACATGCTCTATGTTCTGCTGGCCGCCGGATACATAGTAATGCTTCTCCTGAGGCTGCGGCGCTCGAACAGCAAAAGAATGAGAAAAGTAATGTACGTGCTGTCCGGCCTGTCGGCTGTATTATTCAGCGCGCTGATCATCGGTTGGGATTTGTACTTTTAG
- a CDS encoding 6-phospho-beta-glucosidase has protein sequence MSALSIQQGFPEGFLWGGAIAANQAEGAFDADGKGLSTADMVPYFKKKDYTNLKELMHVTSESIQRAMQHTTAEGYPKRYGIDFYHRYKEDIALFGELGFKVFRMSINWARIFPNGDDAEPNEKGLQFYDDMFDEMHKYGIEPLVTMSHYEMPMSLVLNYGGWRNRKVIGFYEKYAETVMTRYKDKVKYWLTFNEINTTVIEPFTGGGVVEDTVDNIREASYQALHHQFVASSLATKKGREINPDFRIGCMLARMIHYPATSSPEDVHQAQVDNQLNLLHTDVQARGSYPPFVKRYFAENNINLVVEPGDEQLLREHTVDFISFSYYTSLISTVDPEKYGVTGGNLFSTVKNPNLQVTEWGWQLDPIGLRIVLKELYDRYQLPLFVVENGLGAKDKVEEDGSINDDYRIDYLRKHITQVKEAVLDGVDVMGYTSWGAIDIISASTSEMSKRYGVIYVDQDDEGKGTLNRFKKKSFYWYQKAIASNGADLD, from the coding sequence ATGAGCGCATTGAGCATACAGCAAGGGTTTCCGGAAGGGTTTTTGTGGGGCGGAGCGATCGCTGCCAATCAGGCGGAAGGTGCATTTGATGCGGACGGCAAAGGGCTGTCTACCGCGGATATGGTGCCTTATTTTAAGAAAAAGGATTATACCAATCTGAAAGAGCTGATGCATGTCACCAGCGAATCCATTCAGCGGGCAATGCAGCACACTACGGCTGAGGGGTATCCGAAGCGCTACGGGATTGATTTCTACCACCGTTATAAGGAAGATATTGCTCTGTTCGGCGAGCTGGGCTTCAAGGTGTTCCGGATGTCGATTAACTGGGCGCGGATTTTCCCTAACGGGGATGATGCTGAGCCGAACGAAAAAGGGCTGCAGTTCTATGACGATATGTTTGACGAGATGCATAAATACGGGATTGAGCCGCTGGTTACCATGTCCCACTATGAAATGCCGATGTCGCTGGTGCTGAACTATGGCGGCTGGAGAAACCGCAAGGTGATTGGGTTTTATGAAAAGTATGCAGAGACAGTGATGACCCGGTACAAGGATAAGGTTAAGTACTGGCTTACTTTTAATGAGATCAACACGACCGTCATTGAACCGTTCACCGGCGGCGGCGTGGTTGAAGATACAGTGGATAATATCCGTGAAGCGTCTTACCAGGCGCTGCATCACCAGTTCGTGGCCAGCAGTCTGGCAACGAAAAAGGGCCGCGAGATCAATCCGGACTTCCGCATCGGCTGTATGCTGGCGCGCATGATTCACTATCCGGCAACCAGTAGCCCTGAAGATGTACATCAGGCGCAGGTGGACAACCAGCTCAATCTGCTGCATACCGATGTGCAGGCGCGGGGCAGTTATCCTCCGTTTGTAAAGCGGTATTTTGCCGAAAATAACATTAATCTGGTTGTAGAGCCGGGAGACGAGCAGCTGCTGCGTGAGCACACCGTAGACTTCATCTCCTTCAGTTACTACACTTCGCTTATCTCTACAGTTGATCCGGAGAAATACGGCGTGACCGGCGGGAACCTGTTCAGTACGGTGAAAAACCCGAACCTGCAGGTAACCGAGTGGGGCTGGCAGCTTGATCCGATCGGCCTGCGAATTGTGCTCAAGGAGCTATATGACCGTTATCAGCTTCCGCTGTTCGTCGTGGAAAATGGTCTCGGGGCAAAGGATAAGGTGGAAGAAGACGGTTCAATCAACGATGACTACCGGATCGATTATCTGCGCAAGCACATCACACAAGTAAAAGAAGCTGTTCTGGACGGCGTTGACGTGATGGGCTACACCAGCTGGGGGGCGATTGATATCATCAGCGCCTCAACCTCCGAAATGTCCAAACGTTATGGAGTGATCTACGTGGATCAGGACGATGAGGGCAAAGGTACGCTGAACCGTTTCAAAAAGAAAAGCTTCTACTGGTACCAGAAGGCGATTGCCTCAAATGGTGCGGATTTGGATTAA
- a CDS encoding phosphoketolase family protein, protein MGLSTMSVDYSSKTYLEKLDAYWRATNYISVGQLYLKDNPLLREPLKDADVKIKPIGHWGTIPGQNFIYAHLNRVITKYDLNMFYIEGPGHGGQVMVSNSYLDGSYTEIYPEITRDIPGLKKLFKQFSFPGGVASHAAPETPGSIHEGGELGYSLSHGAGAILDNPDLISAVVIGDGEAETGPLAASWFANRFINPVTDGAVLPILHLNGFKISNPTILSRQSKEEITAYFTGMGWEPFFVEGEDPEQMHPEMAKALDTIVERIAAIQKNARENNDLTRPLWPMLVFRSPKGWTGPAQWDGVPNTGSFRAHQVPIPVDQKNMKHAPALLDWMNSYRPEELFDENGRLFAEIAEILPTGDRRMGMNPVTNAGKLIKDLNLPDFTDYALDNSVPGQVVAQDMAVLGKYLKEVVLRNEPDRNFRIFGPDETMSNRLAPVFEVTKRQWLDQVKEPNDEFLASYGRVIDSQLSEHQAEGLLEGYVLTGRHGFFHSYEAFLRVVDSMITQHFKWLRKATDQGWRADIPSLNVVATSTVFQQDHNGYTHQDPGLLGHLADKKPEFIREYLPADANSLLAVFDTVLNDRQKINLIVSSKHPRPQWFSAAEAQELVDKGLKIIDWASTDNGGEPDVVFASAGTEPTIESLAAISILHEKLPELKIRYINVVDLLKLRSQKLDPRGLSDEEFDQFFTKDKPVIFAFHGYEGLIKDLFFDRRNHNLHVHGYRENGDITTPFDMRVLNQMDRFDLTKEAVLSLPESDEHTAIAAEMDAMVKKHNAFIREEGIDLPEVESWVWKGLK, encoded by the coding sequence ATGGGATTATCGACCATGAGTGTTGATTATTCATCAAAAACGTATCTGGAGAAGCTGGATGCTTACTGGCGGGCAACAAACTATATTTCCGTAGGACAGCTGTATTTAAAAGACAATCCGTTGTTAAGAGAACCGCTTAAGGATGCCGATGTCAAAATCAAACCAATCGGACACTGGGGCACTATCCCCGGCCAGAACTTCATTTATGCCCATCTCAACCGTGTAATTACTAAATATGATCTGAATATGTTCTATATTGAAGGACCGGGTCACGGCGGCCAGGTTATGGTGTCCAATTCCTATCTGGACGGCAGCTACACTGAAATTTATCCGGAAATTACCCGGGACATCCCCGGCCTTAAAAAGCTGTTCAAGCAGTTCTCCTTCCCGGGCGGCGTAGCTTCCCATGCTGCACCTGAAACACCGGGATCAATTCATGAGGGCGGCGAGCTGGGCTATTCCTTGTCACACGGCGCCGGCGCTATCCTCGACAATCCGGACCTAATCTCCGCAGTTGTCATCGGTGACGGCGAAGCTGAAACCGGACCGCTGGCTGCATCATGGTTCGCCAACCGCTTCATCAACCCTGTTACAGACGGAGCTGTGCTGCCGATCCTGCACCTGAATGGCTTTAAGATTAGCAATCCAACCATTTTGTCCCGCCAATCCAAGGAAGAGATCACTGCTTACTTCACGGGCATGGGCTGGGAACCGTTCTTTGTCGAAGGCGAAGATCCGGAGCAGATGCACCCTGAAATGGCTAAGGCACTGGATACAATCGTTGAACGGATCGCTGCCATCCAGAAAAATGCGCGGGAAAATAATGACCTTACCCGTCCGCTATGGCCGATGCTCGTCTTCCGTTCCCCTAAAGGCTGGACTGGACCGGCACAGTGGGACGGCGTACCGAACACGGGCTCGTTCAGGGCCCATCAGGTACCGATTCCGGTGGATCAGAAGAATATGAAGCATGCTCCGGCGCTGCTGGACTGGATGAACAGCTACAGACCGGAAGAGCTGTTCGATGAGAACGGCCGCCTGTTTGCCGAAATTGCGGAAATTCTGCCTACTGGCGACAGACGTATGGGCATGAACCCTGTTACCAATGCCGGTAAGCTGATCAAGGACCTGAACTTACCTGACTTTACCGACTATGCACTGGACAATTCTGTTCCGGGTCAAGTTGTAGCACAGGACATGGCTGTTCTCGGTAAATATCTGAAAGAGGTTGTCCTGCGGAATGAGCCTGACCGCAACTTCCGGATCTTCGGACCGGATGAAACGATGTCCAACCGTCTCGCGCCTGTATTCGAAGTAACCAAACGCCAATGGCTGGACCAGGTTAAGGAACCAAACGATGAGTTCTTGGCTTCCTACGGCCGTGTTATCGACTCCCAATTGTCAGAGCATCAGGCGGAAGGCTTGCTTGAAGGGTATGTGCTGACCGGACGTCATGGCTTCTTCCACAGCTATGAAGCGTTCCTGCGCGTTGTGGATTCAATGATTACCCAGCACTTCAAATGGCTGCGCAAGGCAACCGATCAGGGCTGGCGTGCCGATATCCCTTCACTGAATGTCGTGGCAACCTCGACTGTATTCCAGCAGGACCACAACGGCTACACTCACCAGGACCCCGGTCTGTTAGGCCACCTGGCTGACAAAAAGCCGGAATTCATCCGTGAATATCTGCCGGCGGATGCCAACTCCCTGCTGGCTGTATTCGATACTGTGCTGAATGACCGCCAGAAGATCAATCTGATCGTCTCCTCCAAGCATCCGCGTCCGCAGTGGTTCAGCGCAGCAGAGGCGCAGGAGCTGGTTGATAAAGGGCTGAAGATTATTGACTGGGCAAGTACTGATAACGGCGGTGAACCGGATGTGGTCTTTGCTTCCGCCGGTACAGAACCGACGATCGAAAGTCTGGCTGCCATCTCCATTCTGCATGAGAAATTGCCGGAGCTGAAAATCCGTTATATCAACGTAGTGGACCTGCTGAAGCTGAGAAGCCAGAAGCTCGATCCGCGCGGCTTGTCCGACGAAGAGTTTGATCAATTTTTCACAAAAGACAAACCGGTCATCTTCGCTTTCCACGGCTATGAAGGCCTGATCAAAGACCTGTTCTTCGACCGTCGCAACCACAACCTGCATGTGCATGGCTACCGCGAAAACGGCGACATCACCACTCCGTTCGATATGCGCGTGCTGAACCAGATGGACCGCTTCGACCTGACAAAGGAAGCTGTACTGAGCCTGCCGGAGTCCGACGAGCATACTGCCATCGCCGCTGAGATGGACGCCATGGTCAAGAAGCACAATGCCTTTATCCGTGAAGAAGGCATCGACCTGCCGGAGGTTGAAAGCTGGGTCTGGAAGGGCTTGAAATAA
- a CDS encoding PRD domain-containing protein, producing MIIKQIFNNNIVSTLDDKNQELLILGRGIGFQFKAGDTIDEGRIEKIFRLQDASIYERFKAIVTEVPIDILQVTDDIVSLARMQLNKQISDGIYVSLSDHINFAVQRMARDQIVRNPLSWEVQHFYKAEYDVAKEALTILRERLGIDFPKEEICNIALHFINAEVNDSMNDVTHLMQLLQEIMNIIKYHFSVDLDEDSVNYFRFITHLKYFCQRVITHSSHDDTEEYLYEVVRKNYPETFKCIIKIETFILKNYDYVMTHSEQLYLTLHLERLMKRK from the coding sequence GTGATCATCAAACAAATTTTTAACAACAACATCGTCAGTACGCTTGATGACAAGAACCAGGAGCTGCTGATCCTCGGCCGGGGTATCGGTTTCCAGTTCAAGGCAGGCGACACGATCGATGAAGGGCGGATTGAAAAAATCTTCCGTCTGCAGGATGCCTCCATCTACGAGCGCTTTAAGGCGATTGTTACCGAGGTGCCGATCGATATTTTGCAGGTGACGGATGATATTGTCAGTCTGGCACGCATGCAGCTGAATAAGCAGATCAGTGACGGGATTTACGTATCCCTGTCGGATCATATTAACTTTGCCGTTCAGCGGATGGCCCGGGATCAGATTGTCCGTAACCCGCTGTCGTGGGAGGTGCAGCACTTCTATAAGGCTGAGTATGATGTGGCCAAGGAAGCGCTGACGATTCTCCGGGAGCGGCTGGGGATTGATTTTCCGAAAGAAGAGATTTGCAATATTGCGCTTCATTTCATAAATGCTGAAGTCAATGATTCGATGAACGATGTGACGCATCTGATGCAACTGCTGCAGGAGATTATGAACATCATCAAATATCATTTCAGTGTGGATCTGGATGAGGACAGCGTCAACTATTTCAGATTCATTACGCATCTCAAATATTTCTGCCAGCGGGTAATCACGCATTCCAGTCATGATGACACGGAGGAATATCTGTACGAGGTTGTCCGCAAGAATTACCCGGAGACGTTCAAATGTATTATCAAGATCGAAACGTTTATTCTCAAAAACTATGATTATGTCATGACGCATTCCGAGCAGCTCTATCTGACACTGCATCTGGAGCGGCTGATGAAAAGGAAATAA
- a CDS encoding beta-galactosidase, translated as MKHKLYYGAAWYPELWGETERQQDLQLMKETGINLVRMGEFIWSELEPEEDSIDVRPFAEYIRQLHHHGIDTIMCTPTATPPVWLTHGHPERLFVRADGTVMSHGSRQHICTNNLYFRQRAAIIAEHLARELGRLPGLAAWQLDNEFKAHVAECMCGTCRLLWHKWLEQRYGSIARLNEAWGTAVWSHTYQAFEQVPQPVATPFLHNSSLVTMYRLFQMEKIAEFAAEQAAILRRYSDAPITHNSSVAFHVDNEQLFRELDFASYDTYASQANRHAYLLNCDLWRNIKPGEDFWLMETSPAYAGSLTSYGQPHPDGYLIAEAVSAYALGAGAFCYWLWRQQRSGSEQTHSSILSAWGDPALGYDNVRAASEARLAIEPHMLATRPVQAEVAITYSDRTKAYLATEPHKQLNYRSLLGDFYKRFVDMGLHRDLVPEGGDLSGYKLLFTPFVHYLSPEFMHRALAFADAGGIWIAGPLSGGRTAEHTLHTDAALGELERYAGVHTKYIYPMEGTGSIGQAFGLSAPLSLWSAVFEPLPGGASVIGEITEGRTPGLAFATEQPYGQGAIVMLGSLPAGGDGDQLLQALIGHYAGRAGVTLRSDVTPGTVVCPRRGAAGELWTVVNMDGHGGTVILPRSGQDAVAGGAVPAGPLTLEPYEYRLIALGE; from the coding sequence GTGAAGCATAAACTGTATTACGGCGCCGCATGGTACCCCGAGCTGTGGGGGGAGACGGAGCGGCAGCAGGATCTTCAGCTGATGAAGGAAACCGGGATCAACCTTGTCCGGATGGGCGAGTTCATCTGGTCGGAGCTGGAGCCGGAGGAAGACAGCATAGATGTCCGCCCGTTCGCAGAGTACATCCGGCAACTGCATCATCATGGCATTGACACCATTATGTGTACTCCGACCGCAACACCGCCGGTTTGGCTCACGCACGGGCATCCGGAGCGGTTGTTTGTCCGGGCTGACGGCACAGTCATGAGCCACGGGTCCAGGCAGCATATCTGCACGAATAACCTTTATTTCCGGCAGCGGGCTGCTATCATTGCCGAGCATCTGGCCAGAGAGCTGGGCCGGCTGCCCGGTCTTGCTGCCTGGCAGCTCGATAATGAATTCAAGGCGCATGTGGCAGAGTGCATGTGCGGAACCTGCCGGTTACTGTGGCATAAATGGCTGGAGCAGCGCTACGGCAGCATTGCCCGGCTGAATGAAGCCTGGGGAACAGCCGTCTGGAGCCATACCTATCAGGCGTTTGAGCAGGTACCTCAGCCGGTAGCCACTCCATTCCTGCATAACTCCTCGCTTGTTACGATGTACCGGCTGTTCCAGATGGAAAAGATCGCTGAATTTGCCGCTGAACAGGCTGCTATCCTGCGCCGCTATTCGGATGCGCCAATCACCCACAACAGCAGTGTCGCTTTTCATGTGGATAATGAGCAGCTGTTCCGGGAGCTGGATTTCGCTTCATATGACACGTACGCTTCCCAGGCCAACCGGCACGCTTATCTGCTGAACTGTGATCTGTGGCGCAATATCAAACCGGGAGAGGATTTCTGGCTAATGGAGACCAGCCCGGCATATGCCGGATCGCTTACAAGCTACGGCCAGCCGCATCCGGACGGGTACTTGATTGCTGAAGCCGTATCCGCTTACGCGCTTGGCGCCGGAGCTTTCTGCTACTGGCTGTGGCGGCAGCAGCGTTCCGGCAGCGAGCAGACGCACAGCTCGATTCTCAGCGCCTGGGGTGACCCGGCGCTCGGCTACGATAATGTGCGGGCTGCTTCAGAGGCCAGGCTGGCGATCGAGCCGCATATGCTGGCTACCCGGCCGGTACAGGCTGAGGTTGCCATCACCTATTCGGACCGGACCAAGGCTTATCTCGCCACCGAGCCGCACAAGCAGCTGAACTACCGCTCCCTGCTCGGCGATTTCTATAAAAGGTTTGTCGACATGGGCCTTCACCGCGATCTGGTGCCGGAAGGCGGTGATCTCAGCGGCTATAAGCTGCTGTTCACACCTTTTGTGCACTATCTGTCGCCGGAGTTTATGCACAGAGCGCTGGCGTTCGCTGACGCCGGCGGCATCTGGATCGCCGGCCCGCTGAGCGGGGGCCGTACCGCGGAGCACACTCTGCATACAGATGCCGCGCTGGGTGAGCTTGAGCGGTATGCAGGCGTGCATACCAAATACATTTACCCGATGGAGGGGACCGGCAGCATCGGGCAGGCCTTTGGCCTGTCCGCGCCGCTGTCCTTATGGAGCGCGGTGTTTGAGCCGCTGCCCGGCGGGGCTTCCGTGATCGGTGAGATCACGGAGGGCCGGACGCCGGGCCTGGCCTTTGCGACCGAGCAGCCGTATGGCCAGGGGGCCATCGTTATGCTCGGCTCGCTGCCGGCCGGCGGGGACGGCGATCAGCTGCTGCAGGCGCTGATCGGGCATTACGCCGGCCGGGCCGGTGTGACGCTGCGCAGCGACGTCACACCGGGCACTGTGGTGTGCCCGCGGCGCGGCGCGGCGGGCGAGCTGTGGACCGTCGTGAACATGGACGGTCACGGTGGCACTGTTATCCTGCCGCGGAGCGGGCAGGATGCTGTGGCCGGCGGGGCTGTGCCGGCCGGCCCTCTGACGCTTGAGCCGTATGAATACCGGCTCATTGCGCTGGGGGAATGA